A single genomic interval of Armigeres subalbatus isolate Guangzhou_Male chromosome 1, GZ_Asu_2, whole genome shotgun sequence harbors:
- the LOC134212318 gene encoding replication protein A 32 kDa subunit-like yields MNDSFGAGGFNATGGGAAQENKAEGVLPLTIRQIQESSEDGMQLFGIHYSMVTFVGIVRTVAHSSTKITYRLEDHTGQVDAHLWLEEGDTSSTPGVAENAYARVVGSVRHQGGSKAVMIFKIDMVHSPNEVTTHLLEVLNARYKGEEYAKSGGGAGTSGAESGAKDTASSGGFMETDNNTMGLSGKNLVVYRAIKSHMSDIGISRQELQKKFPHISASEMQSITDYMTQEGLVYTSVDSDHFLCVDA; encoded by the exons ATGAATGATAGTT TTGGTGCCGGTGGATTCAACGCTACTGGGGGTGGCGCCGCGCAGGAGAACAAAGCCGAAGGCGTTCTCCCGCTGACCATCCGCCAGATCCAGGAATCGTCCGAGGATGGCATGCAGCTGTTTGGCATCCACTACAGTATGGTGACCTTTGTGGGGATCGTCCGGACGGTGGCGCATTCGTCGACGAAGATCACCTACCGCCTGGAGGATCACACCGGTCAGGTGGATGCGCATCTGTGGCTCGAGGAAGGCGACACCAGCAGCACACCCGGAGTGGCGGAAAACGCCTACGCCAGGGTTGTGGGCTCGGTACGCCACCAGGGTGGAAGTAAGGCGGTGATGATCTTCAAGATAGACATGGTCCACTCGCCCAACGAGGTGACGACTCACCTGCTGGAGGTGCTGAATGCCCGATACAAGGGCGAGGAGTATGCCAAAAGTGGCGGAGGTGCTGGCACTAGCGGGGCTGAATCCGGCGCCAAAGACACGGCTTCCAGCGGAGGTTTCATGGAAACGGACAACAACACGATGGGTTTATCCGGGAAGAATCTGGTCGTGTACAGGGCGATCAAGAGCCACATGTCAGACATCGGAATCAGCCGGCAGGAGCTGCAGAAAAAGTTCCCGCATATCAGCGCTTCGGAGATGCA GAGCATAACCGATTACATGACCCAGGAGGGACTCGTCTATACCAGTGTGGATTCGGACCACTTCCTGTGCGTTGACGCGTAG
- the LOC134212327 gene encoding uncharacterized protein LOC134212327 produces MDRRRKACLAILLALGNNPPKNRRCWVKEWFKKREQLSHVALLNEISLTDAEDFNNYFRMDEATYDSLLNMVTPFLKRQDTVMRKSISVNERLAVTLRYLATGRTFEDLKFSALMSPASISDAVLETCEVLSYVLRDYMVFPNTTNEWNNIADGFGRRYNLSNCVGAIDGKHIAIQKPPHSGSFYFNYKGFYSIVLMAIVNSKKEFIMIDVGINGRVSDGGVLFYSKFGELLENNQLMLPESAPLPNTNENFPYIFVADEAFALNVHMMKPYPQKLLNDERHEYNRRISRARAPVENAFGILNSRFGIFQKAIMLDPEKAITIVTACCYLHNFLSKETSHSSYQSIDRTQETLVDLKSTLRRNSSNAAKDIRERLCRYFNNEGKI; encoded by the exons ATGGATCGCCGAAGGAAAGCATGTCTTGCTATATTACTGGCTCTTGGTAATAATCCACCAAAAAATCGTCGTTGCTGGGTGAAAgaatggttcaaaaaacgagAACAGTTATCGCATGTTGCACTTTTGAATGAAATCAGTTTGACAGATGCTGAAGATTTTAACAACTATTTTCGAATGGACGAAGCAACGTATGACAGTCTACTAAACATGGTCACTCCTTTCCTAAAACGGCAGGATACAGTAATGAGAAAAAGTATATCAGTGAACGAACGACTAGCAGTCACTCTTCGTTACTTGGCGACAGGCAGAACTTTCGAGGACTTGAAATTTTCAGCACTTATGTCCCCAGCGTCAATAAGTGACGCTGTACTTGAAACCTGTGAGGTGCTATCGTATGTGCTCAGAGATTACATGGTG TTCCCGAACACAACCAACGAGTGGAATAACATTGCTGATGGTTTTGGTAGACGGTACAATTTGAGTAACTGTGTTGGCGCTATCGATGGAAAGCATATTGCTATTCAGAAACCACCTCACTCAGgatctttttattttaattataaaGGATTCTATAGCATTGTTTTAATGGCAATCGTCAATTCAAAAAAGGAATTCATTATGATCGACGTTGGAATTAACGGAAGGGTATCTGACGGAGGAGTACTATTCTATTCCAAGTTTGGGGAATTGCTAGAAAATAATCAACTGATGCTTCCAGAATCAGCTCCCTTGCCCAATACTAACGAGAactttccatacatttttgtgGCTGATGAGGCGTTCGCTTTGAATGTCCATATGATGAAGCCTTATCCGCAGAAGCTACTGAATGATGAGCGGCATGAGTACAACAGAAGAATATCCCGAGCCAGAGCACCCGTAGAAAATGCGTTTGGTATACTGAACAGCAGATTCGGTATTTTCCAGAAGGCTATAATGCTGGATCCAGAAAAAGCGATAACTATAGTAACGGCATGTTGTTATTTACATAACTTTCTGTCGAAAGAGACAAGTCATTCTTCATACCAGTCCATTGATAGAACACAAGAAACACTCGTTGACCTTAAAAGTACGTTGCGTCGAAACAGCTCCAATGCGGCCAAGGATATTCGAGAACGATTGTGCCGATACTTCAATAATGAGGGAAAAATCTAA
- the LOC134207176 gene encoding uncharacterized protein LOC134207176, translating into MEFDSDEDFFEGAGDPKTEALRKFIELYESLPVLWNCKHDSYKNKAAKNAALDKLVRVYQSVKTGATRADVTKKINSLRTNFRKELKRVVSSKRSGAGADEIYQPSSWLFEALQFLRNTEQPASHITESGKVADVVLRTSKVSNSSPPASHSRSSIITASTPRKKQRIVGPVQKQNELLTIACKYLQQDASPSTEMPAIAKAWGEKLISLESRQRIFAEKAINDVLYEATLGNLTSNCVQINVGDHLDRSLNNPRRCTSRASTPNVVETRNPKRKTDNNNDMPGTNATISEELYNSEPVHNERNSASDLRWSDDECYDPLLPVYYEYETSSSEVVTETSAGVKHRTDTVSSIEVNNTSPYEDGITSYSESSVASTFGSVTVNKLSHRKSGTSQSPSELSADSKCMSVISNRKPPRETESSPLLRLSGSKFQSITVAGKQLYDAGFTPHRESSARSYNSSPYEGSSFGSRFDSISSNRESHHAAGFTPCSESSSDVNNNSLCGSYPGPTAGSKFGSTIWNREPHRQAGVTSPQNSSAGVNNTPPYETRNTPYPESPSASKFGPVTMNKMSHHEPGVSSYPESSVGSKRISIISNSIPPEVIESSQPTRSSAGSQIRSITMTGKLPCQVGFTTHAESSVRPYNASHSEEPSTGSKNDSIIANREPYRAAGFTPRSESSGDVNNNPPCRNEIISYPGSTAGSKFGSTLWNREPHRQAGVTSPQNSSAGVNNTPPYETRNTPYPESPSASKFGPVTMNRMSHHESDASSYPESSVGSKRVSIITNSIPSEEIESSPPTRSLAGSQIRSITMTGKPPRQVGLTTHAESSVRPYNTSHSEEPSTDSKTDSISSNREPHHAAGLTPQPESLRGVNNTPPCGNGIISHPGPSADSKFESINVNRISYRDPREGEMIPYPGSSAGFEFGSLPFNRKPPNDLFSPDPQSSAGASNASLYESQFASLPRSSAGSEFDLIAANMAQSSEAGFLPNSGSSASAIHISPREDTFSLNLGSSAGTMSSNRTDCVKLGTIVKNSLSTPVSTTPYEVVSTTAPVSTTHEFGLPLSQRSSKGAKVQTKSDEPIATIIPAKLSLRNVRFRKLPKTSTSVAYMSTSTNSVSNPISR; encoded by the exons ATGGAGTTCGATAGCGacgaagatttttttgaaggtGCGGGTGATCCAAAAACCGAAGCTCTGAGAAAGTTTATTGAGCTATACGAATCTTTGCCAGTTTTGTGGAACTGTAAGCACGATAgttacaaaaataaagcagcTAAAAATGCCGCACTGGATAAGCTTGTACGTGTTTACCAAAGCGTCAAAACTGGAGCTACTCGAGCGGATGTGACAAAGAAAATAAATTCTCTACGCACAAATTTCCGGAAAGAGTTAAAGCGGGTGGTATCTTCGAAGCGATCGGGAGCTGGAGCTGACGAAATTTATCAACCATCGTCTTGGTTGTTCGAGGCTCTGCAATTTCTCAGGAATACCGAACAACCGGCTTCACACATTACAGAGTCAGGAAAA GTAGCCGACGTTGTTTTGAGAACCTCGAAGGTATCCAACTCATCTCCACCAGCATCGCATTCACGATCTTCCATCATAACCGCTTCTACACCAAGAAAAAAGCAGCGCATTGTTGGGCCTGTTCAAAAACAGAACGAATTGTTGACTATTGCATGCAAATATTTACAACAAGATGCGTCACCGTCCACGGAAATGCCGGCCATAGCGAAGGCATGGGGTGAAAAGCTAATCTCGCTTGAAAGTAGGCAACGAATATTTGCTGAGAAAGCCATCAATGATGTGTTATACGAGGCGACTCTGGGGAATTTGACCAGTAACTGCGTTCAAATAAACGTTGGAGATCACCTTGATCGTTCCCTAAACAACCCCAGAAGATGCACTTCACGGGCGAGTACCCCAAATGTTGTTGAGACCCGGAACCCGAAGCGAAAGACTGATAACAATAATGATATGCCAGGAACTAATGCAACAATATCGGAAGAATTGTACAATTCAGAGCCAGTTCACAACGAGAGAAATTCTGCTAGCGATTTGAGATGGTCGGACGACGAATGCTATGATCCTTTACTACCTGTATATTACGAATATGAAACGAGTTCATCAGAGGTAGTGACAG AAACGTCAGCTGGTGTCAAGCACAGAACTGATACAGTATCGTCGATCGAAGTGAACAACACGTCACCGTATGAAGATGGCATCACTTCGTACTCAGAATCCTCTGTCGCTTCCACGTTCGGGTCAGTTACTGTGAACAAGTTGTCGCATCGTAAATCCGGAACTTCTCAGTCCCCATCAGAATTGTCAGCCGACTCTAAATGTATGTCCGTCATTTCGAATAGAAAGCCGCCTCGGGAAACTGAATCCTCTCCACTTCTGAGACTGTCtggttcaaaatttcaatcaatcaCTGTAGCTGGGAAGCAACTTTATGACGCTGGATTTACTCCACACCGAGAATCATCAGCCAGGTCATACAACTCATCACCTTACGAAG GATCTTCGTTTGGTTccagatttgattcgatttcatCAAATAGGGAGTCCCATCATGCAGCTGGATTCACTCCGTGCTCAGAATCGTCGAGCGATGTGAACAATAATTCCCTCTGTGGTTCGTACCCAGGACCGACGGccggttccaaatttggttcgaCCATTTGGAATAGAGAGCCCCATCGTCAAGCTGGAGTCACTTCTCCCCAGAACTCGTCAGCTGGTGTGAACAATACACCACCTTATGAAACTAGAAATACTCCGTACCCTGAATCACCATCCGCTTCCAAGTTCGGGCCAGTAACTATGAATAAGATGTCACATCACGAACCAGGTGTTTCTTCGTACCCCGAATCATCGGTCGGCTCCAAACGTATATCTATCATTTCGAACAGCATCCCACCTGAAGTAATAGAGTCCTCTCAGCCAACTAGGTCGTCGGCCGGTTCACAAATTCGATCGATTACTATGACTGGGAAGCTACCTTGTCAAGTTGGATTCACTACGCACGCAGAATCGTCAGTCAGACCGTACAATGCATCACATTCCGAAG AACCATCGACTGGttccaaaaatgattcaattattgCGAATAGGGAGCCTTATCGTGCAGCTGGATTCACTCCGCGCTCAGAATCGTCGGGCGATGTGAACAATAATCCCCCTTGTAGAAATGAAATCATTTCGTACCCAGGATCGACGGCCGGTTCCAAATTCGGTTCGACCCTTTGGAATAGAGAGCCACATCGTCAAGCTGGAGTCACTTCTCCCCAAAACTCGTCAGCTGGTGTGAACAATACACCACCTTATGAAACTAGAAATACTCCGTACCCTGAATCACCATCCGCTTCCAAGTTCGGGCCAGTAACTATGAATAGGATGTCACACCATGAATCCGATGCTTCTTCGTACCCAGAATCGTCGGTCGGTTCCAAACGTGTGTCCATCATTACGAATAGCATCCCGTCTGAAGAAATAGAATCCTCTCCGCCAACTAGGTCGTTGGCCGGTTCACAAATTCGATCGATTACTATGACTGGGAAGCCACCTCGTCAAGTTGGATTAACTACGCACGCGGAATCGTCAGTCAGACCGTACAATACATCACATTCCGAAG AACCATCGACTGATTCCAAAACCGATTCAATTTCTTCGAATAGGGAGCCACATCATGCAGCTGGACTCACTCCGCAACCAGAATCGTTGCGCGGTGTAAACAATACACCACCCTGCGGAAATGGTATAATTTCGCACCCAGGGCCGTCGGCCGATTCCAAATTTGAGTCGATAAATGTGAATAGGATTTCATATCGTGACCCTCGCGAAGGTGAAATGATTCCATACCCAGGATCCTCAGCTGGTTTCGAATTTGGGTCGCTTCCTTTTAACAGAAAGCCACCGAATGACCTATTTAGTCCGGATCCGCAATCATCCGCCGGTGCTAGCAATGCATCGCTATATGAAAGCCAATTCGCTTCTCTCCCAAGATCGTCGGCCGGTTCTGAGTTTGATTTGATCGCTGCAAATATGGCGCAATCTAGCGAAGCGGGATTCCTTCCAAATTCTGGATCGTCGGCTAGTGCAATACACATTTCACCTCGCGAAGATACATTCAGCTTGAACTTAGGCTCGTCGGCTGGAACCATGTCGTCGAATCGTACGGATTGTGTCAAGCTTGGAACAATTGTAAAGAACAGCTTATCAACACCAGTATCAACGACACCGTATGAAGTTGTATCAACAACAGCACCAGTATCAACGACACATGAATTTGGACTTCCACTTAGTCAAAGGTCGTCGAAAGGTGCCAAGGTTCAGACTAAATCCGATGAGCCAATAGCAACGATTATTCCTGCAAAATTATCACTACGGAATGTAAGGTTCAGAAAACTCCCAAAAACATCGACGTCTGTCGCATATATGTCCACTTCAACGAATTCCGTATCCAATCCCATATCAAGATGA